The Oncorhynchus nerka isolate Pitt River linkage group LG24, Oner_Uvic_2.0, whole genome shotgun sequence genome has a window encoding:
- the LOC115107551 gene encoding solute carrier family 66 member 3-like: MLTSPVDDSNILLHLLNYSTFCLCLVSKIPSIVLVARAKSSKGFSLKGLLLELTGYVVFVTYQIHHAAPSSTFLEYPILISQDTVLLLLILYYNGKAKHSLIYIALFVGGWKLVTLQDWIIDLAMSLCTLISASSKFASAQCLYQSKDSSGVSALAWSISCYTCLARMFTTIMTTADIQVLTRFAVLSSLNGFVLAMIFYYRRDVKKVE, encoded by the exons ATGCTAACGTCACCCGTAGACGACTCGAACATTTTGTTACACTTGTTAAATTATAGTACATTCTGCTTATGTTTAGTGTCTAAAATCCCGTCGATTGTTCTCGTAGCGAGAGCGAAGTCTTCCAAGGGATTCAGCCTGAAGGGCTTGCTGTTGGAGTTGACTGG ATATGTCGTGTTTGTCACCTACCAGATTCACCATGCTGCACCATCTTCCACGTTCCTGGAGTACCCGATACTCATTTCCCAAG ACACCGTCCTGCTTCTGCTCATCCTCTATTACAATGGGAAAGCCAAGCACAGCTTGATCTACATTGCACT ATTTGTAGGGGGATGGAAACTTGTCACACTACAAGATTGGATCATTGATCTGGCTATG AGCCTCTGTACCTTAATCAGTGCCAGCAGTAAGTTTGCCTCTGCCCAGTGCCTGTACCAGTCCAAGGACTCCTCCGGGGTCAGTGCCCTCGCCTGGAGCATATCCTGCTACACCTGCTTGG CGAGGATGTTCACTACAATTATGACAACAGCAGACATACAAG TTCTCACCCGGTTCGCGGTCTTGTCATCGCTCAATGGATTTGTGCTGGCCATGATATTCTACTACAGAAGAGATGTCAAAAAGGTGGAATGA
- the LOC115107550 gene encoding leucine-rich alpha-2-glycoprotein-like — MKIWFLLPLLFLACCCHGTFSCPALCKCYISPRKTEVVCNEVPLTQFPSYGLPSNTTSLTIQFTNISSISEQHLRATPLLQELYLYNNNLSTLPSDLFRGVPHLFSVALSGNALDQLPANVFSHAPLRDLVLKNNLISSVGANWLPDNSNLTWLDLSGNRVTAVPTALFQKLRHLKNLDLSHNHLEKLPPNSLHPLTKLERLTLEGNKLSTLDVSTFSNNLNLTHLFLLENRLGQLPPTLFHGLPNLAHLSLDDNLLSHIPPGLLDQLHSIDEQGLDLTVNPWVCDGKVEYLWRWLHKNQKKAFLADDIRCASPESLKERSVMSLTDSELGL; from the coding sequence ATGAAGATCTggtttctccttcctctcctgttTCTGGCATGTTGTTGCCATGGCACCTTCTCTTGCCCAGCCCTTTGCAAATGCTACATATCCCCAAGAAAAACAGAGGTGGTCTGTAATGAAGTCCCCCTCACCCAGTTCCCCTCCTACGGTCTTCCAAGCAACACAACCTCCCTCACCATCCAGTTCACCAACATCAGCTCCATCTCAGAACAGCACCTGAGAGCTACACCCCTTCTACAGGAGCTCTACCTGTACAACAACAACCTGAGCACCCTTCCCTCAGATCTCTTCAGGGGTGTCCCTCACCTGTTCTCGGTGGCTCTCTCGGGTAACGCATTGGATCAGCTTCCCGCCAATGTCTTCAGCCACGCTCCACTGCGTGACCTGGTGCTGAAGAACAACCTGATCAGCAGTGTGGGTGCTAATTGGCTCCCTGACAACAGTAACCTCACCTGGCTGGACCTGTCAGGGAACCGTGTGACGGCCGTACCCACAGCCCTGTTCCAGAAACTACGCCACCTGAAGAACCTTGACCTCTCACATAACCACCTGGAGAAGCTCCCGCCAAATTCGTTACACCCTCTGACCAAACTGGAGAGGCTGACGCTGGAGGGGAACAAACTCAGCACCCTGGACGTGTCTACCTTCAGTAACAACCTCAACCTGACACACCTGTTTCTTCTGGAGAACCGGCTTGGACAACTGCCACCAACACTGTTCCATGGCCTCCCAAACCTGGCGCACCTGAGTCTGGATGATAACCTGCTGAGCCACATCCCTCCTGGTCTGCTGGACCAACTTCACTCCATTGATGAGCAGGGGTTGGACCTCACGGTGAACCCCTGGGTGTGCGATGGCAAGGTCGAGTACCTGTGGAGGTGGCTGCATAAGAACCAGAAGAAAGCTTTCCTGGCCGATGACATCAGGTGTGCCAGCCCTGAGTCTCTGAAGGAACGATCAGTTATGTCACTAACTGACAGTGAGCTAGGACTCTGA
- the LOC115107270 gene encoding leucine-rich alpha-2-glycoprotein-like — MSTWFLLPLCVLTCCCSRSNGALSCPDMCTCHFSSSDTKVVCSDDSLSQFPSDGLPGNTTSLSIQSTNLSTITANHLQATPLLKELQLYYNNLSTLPSDLLRAVPHLHRLDLTGNHLHFLPPYVFSHAPLRNLVLKNNLISGVDADWLPDNSNLTWLDLSGNHLTAVPTALFQKLRHLKNLDLSHNRLEKLLAGAMNHLSSLERLNLEGNQLSALDPSAFRNTPNLTHLFLQENQLERLPPTLLQGLHRLEFLFLNFNRLGHISNTLLEQLSSPWTSNRLWVAFSQNPWVCDKKVEDLWKWLQKNQKKAFLADDIRCASPESLKERSVMSLTDSELGLLNNKTVGSGGGVSV; from the coding sequence ATGAGCACCTGGTTCCTCCTTCCTCTGTGTGTGCTGACCTGTTGTTGCAGCCGTAGCAATGGCGCCCTCTCTTGCCCAGACATGTGCACCTGCCATTTCTCTTCCAGCGACACCAAGGTGGTCTGCAGTGACGACTCCCTCTCCCAGTTCCCCTCCGATGGTCTCCCAGGCAACACCACCTCCTTGTCCATCCAATCCACCAACCTCAGCACGATTACTGCCAACCACTTACAGGCCACGCCccttctgaaagagctccaactATATTACAACAACCTGAGCACACTTCCTTCAGATCTCCTCAGAGCTGTCCCTCACCTGCACAGGTTGGATCTCACAGGGAACCACCTGCACTTCCTGCCACCATATGTCTTCAGCCACGCTCCGCTGCGTAACCTGGTGCTGAAGAACAACCTGATCAGCGGTGTGGATGCTGATTGGCTCCCTGACAACAGTAACCTCACCTGGCTGGACCTATCAGGGAACCACTTGACGGCCGTACCCACAGCCCTGTTCCAGAAACTACGCCACCTGAAGAACCTTGACCTCTCCCATAACCGCCTGGAGAAGCTCCTGGCGGGGGCAATGAATCATCTGAGCAGCCTAGAGAGGCTCAACCTGGAGGGGAACCAACTCAGCGCCCTGGACCCTTCCGCCTTCAGGAACACCCCAAACCTGACGCACCTCTTCCTCCAGGAGAACCAACTGGAGAGGCTTCCCCCGACTCTCCTCCAGGGGCTCCATCGCCTCGAGTTCCTGTTTCTCAACTTCAACCGGCTTGGTCACATCTCCAACACCCTGCTGGAGCAGCTCTCCTCCCCATGGACAAGCAATCGTCTTTGGGTGGCCTTCAGCCAGAACCCCTGGGTCTGTGATAAGAAGGTGGAGGACCTGTGGAAATGGCTGCAGAAGAACCAGAAGAAAGCTTTCCTGGCCGATGACATCAGGTGTGCCAGCCCTGAGTCTCTGAAGGAACGATCAGTTATGTCACTAACTGACAGTGAGCTAGGACTATTAAACAATAAGACGGTGGGGAGCGGTGGAGGTGTCTCAGTATGA